Sequence from the Cydia splendana chromosome 10, ilCydSple1.2, whole genome shotgun sequence genome:
catagcaccATCCCGAGGTAAAGCactaaaacattactactattgaaatgggaataataaatagtcatatgatgagaaccgggaagtaccggtaccggtcttcagtaccggttcttttgacactataaaattcccgggaattcccgggaatatgagaacccgaaattcccgggagcatgccctagttTAAACGCATACTTGCGCCGCGTGACGTTCGTCTTCGAGTCGGAGGACCTAATACTGTTGCGCCTTAGGAAACGAAACggtaatctctctatcactcttctatattagtgcgacagggAGATATCACCGTATCGTTCACTACGGCGATAACGATTGGCATCTTCGCTAGGCACCGAGGTCAACGTCCACAGGTTtgattataaaatttaataactgtAATCTACATAGTTATGCAGCTGGAGAACAAAATGTATGAACCCTTGGCCATATGAACCGCCCCCACCTAGCCCATCAGCTGGCGACGCCCTTGGCggtttaagcgtcaagaggaaacaggcaaagaataaaaaaatgaaCGTCGTTTCAAAGAATTGATCTAATTGCGTTtaaattttggtttgaatttgAGGtttcaaatgattttttttacggAATGATCAACAAATTGgattttgaatttaaaataaaactgaaaTTATTTCTCTTTCCAGGCAACTTGTGGAGCTCGCCTTCCCAAACGACTCCCAAGGAGTGACCATCAAGGAACTGATATGCGTGCACCTAGGGCTGCTACCCGCCACCACGGCCGTGCAGCAGGCGCGCCGGCTGGCTCACACGGTGCACGAGCTGTTCACTGACAACCCTGCGACTGCTACAGACTTGCTTTAATGAAGGAGGGGTAAAAACTAAACTCTCGACgattatatatatgtgtatttaCAGTAGAACCCCTCATAGTAAGATCACGTATCTAATACGCCTTTCTACACTGGTCCCTGcttgttttcatacattttatcaCGGACTCTTAATACGCTTTCCCGCTTGAGACTCTTTCGACGGGACCCCTTAGAAACTTCTAAAGCGGGTTTTATTGTATATGGAATTTGATATTCGGTCAATTCAATCCAATAGTAAATGGCGCTCTCGGCGATGGTACAATTTTTGTATGGAATTGGATGCCATTGATGATCAAAATGGCTGTTTTGCCTTCCCCATTATTAGATCCTTAAATGGGTACTATAAAAGCGACGGTTTGTTCATAAGGTTTGAACCTTATCAAAAAGAGATAAAGTTCTAAATAAGGTAGGAACATTTTCCTTGCTTAGTTAAGATAAATTAGATAAATAGACGCATTCATAGTTTTCTACATTTTTGGTCTCATTGCGTTTCAAACTGAGGGTATTTTTTAGTTGCTATTTTACTTAGGTAATGTAGCCTGTTATGACTTGGCTGAAGCTAATAAGATAAGTCATAGCTCATAGGGCTTACAACAGCGTGTTCCTGGTCTTTAATAGAACAAGGAAACTGTGTCAAATGTGTCATTTACCACCTCAAGGTGCCATTCTGATAATCAAAAATGTAtaatgtgtatgtatgtgtgtaaaAATGTGTATTGTATGTATCATCCTTAAAACATTGAGGCTAAACATGCCAaagtttattagttttattacaaTACTGCTTCCAATTCGAGCCTCTGTTGTTTGGaatattttttccgaatttatTTCTATACTAACTGTAGTTGATGTAATTATAAGTATTGTGATTGCTTTACTATTGTAGGCAAATTAATAATCATGTTAATTGTAAAGTAACCTAATATAAATTATGGCatctaaattatattttatttttgtttgttacAATTAGTTTTATAACATGTTTGTTCTTTGAAAATGTTATTTTGATGGCCGTAGTAAATAAGATTCTGTTAATCTATCTATACAATTAAGTACCTGTACAGCCAAACGCATTATACATTATAGGGGGCGTCCATTAATTACATGACGGCTTCAGGGGGGGGAAGGAGTCAAACCAAATCTCACGTGGGGCCCATGGGGGAGAGGGTGTTTTGGCAAATACCACGTAAATTTTTTCGGGTAGTAAATTGTAACAATTTGATCTCACGTGAGATtaaagggggagggaggggatCCAAAAAAAACTCACGACATCTCAGGGGAGGGGGGTAAAATAATCCTCAAAACCCCTCAATTAATGGACGGCCCcctactgaacaacttttacttcGTGACCCAGCAATACTGGGCTAATCTCGAAAACGCACAAAAataaacttccgtcccatacaCTTcggtgaatatgtcaatgttcgGAGATTGTTTTCTcaatttcggggttggccccaTATTAAAGTTGTTGTTCAGTATaacctacatacatattattattcacccctcagagtatGGTCAGACATAACTATATCACCCTATACATATGAGGTCTGGTCTTAAGGTTGATAATGCtgataataccctattatattAGCTTTGAGTAACATTCCTGTGCCATTGCCATTCCTTGCcaattatttttagtttttatactttatttaaaaactataattaaataaaccATATTCATATTAATTTCTTGTTTCATTATAATTGAGCGAAGAGAAAATTAACAATAGTTGAAATAAAACATAAGTTTAGAGtttcataaacaaataattacaaaaatatcTTGTACATGTTCAACTATATATCGATAATTAAATACTAGTGGTATAATAGCTAATGGTAATCAAATTAAGTAAACaaacttaaacttaaatatGAATAATCTTGTATTCTTAATAGCTATATGAATAGCATTGTGATATATAATAGTGGAAATACATTCTTAACACGTGGTATCATTATGGGTTAGGTTAAACTGACAGGTCCATAATGATAAAATAAGTCTCCCTTAAATTACTTTTTTAGACGtctctaaataaaaatatattctaCGTTAACATTCTGGATGAGACTGGCTCAGTACCGTAAGTGGCGACGCGAAGAGGCCTATGCCCAGCAGCGGGCGATAGAAggctaaaatgatgatgatgaacatcACAGATAACTATTGTGGGGCCAAAATCAACGTACAGAGTCATAAACTCATAATCATTAAGCTGGCCATCTCCCTGGCACTTGCGGCCTCTAGCGATGCGATGCAGCTTTCTCGCTTTATCTTTATTGCCCTACGGCTCATTGGTTTAAGTGCTCAAATAAGAATTTGCAAATCATGGTGTTGAGTGATGGTATTTTGCAAACTGGCCTTTGcttcaaaataaaatttgaatataattatgtagttcAAAGAAGAAAATAAGTCTTATAACTACGTAGCGAGTATGAGTTTGCGAGCGCATTAAATGTAAAAGCAGATATATTTTAACGGCCGTAACAGCAATAACTAAGATATGTACACGAAATATGTAAAAACGATCATTAGATTCTAAGTAACAACTTTCAACATCAATGTAATGAGAAGATTTGTTTTGTATTTACGAACAGAATTAACAAATCATGAAACAATGGAACAAGTAATATTTCAAATAACTAAGAGTACTTTATCTGTGTGTCCCAAATACTGACACTAAGagaattgataattaatttttttgaaCACCAGACGACGAAGTAATATGCCGTGGTCTGGACGCCAGGCAATCACGATTATTTAAGCGAATTGAACTTTATGGAGTCCCGCATAAGTCCCTATTGCATTGGCGAAGCTGTCGGCTGTGGCTGTAGCCGTCGTTGGTGTCGTTGGCAAGACTTTCCGATGACTGCCACAACACTCATCAGACCTTTAAATTTAACACAGATATTAAAGATGTAAAAAGCATGAATGTCAGTATTTGGTCCACCTATAAAGTGTAGGTATGATTAAAAAAGTAGAGGGAAACTTAATGCTATAGTATAAGGCACTGGTACTGACCATCTACCACTCTGGGGAACTTTCACCTAAATGTTTCATATCATCATTGATGACGATGGTTTTCGTGTTGTTTACTTTGTTATCATCCACATCAAAACTTATCAGGTCTTCAATGTGGTTGTTTGATTTCTGAAAGCAAAATACAGTATTAGCCGGGTCTACACAGAGAGAGAGCATACGCGCGAGGAAACtgccagtgtagacgtgcctcgcgcGGGCCGCCTCAGCCGATGCAACTCAGTGTGGATCCggctattaaaataaaattttatcaattTATTGATTTGGATTGATAGATAGAACGAAAGAGAGGGAAAATGTGACTTTTCATCAGgtggtccttatgcttcatctgCAATAAGGGCCATTCTATCAaaatttctgttggaatttcagataaaatggcccttattgcacttgaatcATAaggaccctactgtgtggaaagccacaaatggttatttattattattgagcAAGACTTAAACTAAAAACCCTTAAACTAATTGGGGATTAAGTTTCCTCATCATTTCCAAATGATATAATATAACTACATTAAATTCTGAGCAAAAACATTAAGCAAGAAATTACATGAAATTAatgttttgttaataattaacccccttattcataaacgtttactaaagttgacaagccgataataatcgtttgtccctttccgacgtattggtatgatggaaagggacaaacgattattatcggcttgttaactttagtaaacgtttatgaataagggggtaaatttttttctgcattttaaattaaaaatgaacttTGCTCTAGCAGGTAAATGTTTTAATCATACCAGGCCTATGGACTctccgcgcgagctcggatttatACCTACGATCTGTTACCGTTCAcagtagaaaagcaagccagttggtgtGTGCGCTCACgcacgcacgtcaccgcgcgtcgcactgtcaattttacgatagttacaagctacataggtactattaaatttctttaattaaacatgtaatgtttattacGACAAATGTATAGTTATACATTCTcgtatatctatctatttgaaataggtagcaaattttcaatttattttggtaaatgcttattttaacgacagtaactTAACTTTACACCAGAAAGTACCTACTCATaatgctctggttaacttataatgaATTACCTGTATCCATGGgttatctattatttttctttattgcgTACGATAAATCtgtatctggttttaaattacacgaagttttataaCTAATTCTTGATGGGatcattgcgcggtttatataaaacggcgtaaacactgcggttactgcagggacatatgacctttaaaaaccgggcaagtgcgagtcggactcgcacacgaagggttccgtaccattatctataaaaacgacgttgcttaactttggtcataaatcacgtttgttgtatgggaaccccacttaaatctttatgttattctgtttttagtatttgttgttatagcggcaacagaaatacatcatctgtgaaaatttctgctgtctagctatcacagatcacgagatacagcctggtgacagacggacggacggacggacggacggacggacggacggacggacggacggacagacggacggacggacggacggacggacggacagacggacagacggacggacggacggacggacggacggacagcggagtcttagtaatagggtcccgttttaccctttgggtacggaaccctaaaaatgagtatttcgcaaacactaacgcataaacggaatattaggtataatttaagatttagcttttcttttatttcactcgttgtttaagtaggtatttatttatcatttctaagcgccAGCAGCCCTAGCGTTTGTGCGGTGTGCGCGGCGCGGGAGCagcgcgttgaaggtcactcattgcatttttatgtaggtatcaaaacggtcaCAAACATGGGTATACACCAACAAAGTGAAGGAGAAAATAAGAACTACGCAGAGAGCTATGGAGAGAAGTATGACGGGGCTgcggaaaatatacaaaataagaCACATAAGAATCAGAGAAAAAACCAAGGTAACCGATGCTCTGACGCTCTTACCCATGCTCTCAAGCTTAAGTGGAACTGGGCAGGCCATGTAGCCCGCATGACAGACAAAAGATGGACCATACAAACCACAAAATGGAAGGGACCACACGGAAAACGCCCCCCCGGCAGGCCGAAGAAACGCTGGTCCGAAGACATTACCCAATTAGCCGGAAAACATTGGATGGAGACAGGAGAAAACAGAGAAAGATGGAAAAAACTGGAGGAGGCTTTCACCCAGAGAGGGatccatataaataaataaaacaacaagttcaaaaatacaaagttaaaCTAAAAATGGATATGGAAGAAAaggctataataataaataataaataaatcaaaacggtaggtatttgcattttctttgagagataagtatctgttcataagaactattatataatctgtgatcATACTTACACTTGTTGATGGCTGTGTGCTTGTCTTCGAAGCAGCTGCATAACTTAACTTGGGCTGTTTCACTGAACTTGATATTAGTATAGGGCTGGAACTTCTCTCAGCCTCATTGCTAGATGGAGGAGGGTTGTCACACTCAGTCAGGTTGTTACTATGGAGCAGAACATTTGGGACACTCAAAATGTCCACCCGTGAAGGTGTAGCCAGTGCTTGCACACATGCTTCAGccatctctctctctctgttcATGAACTTCTCCTCTAAACTTTTATTATAGCTCACTTGCAGGTCTTCACATTGCTTGTCAGACAGAATAGCATTCATTTGTTTAATTTCAGCTTCTAGCTCTCTGATTGTGCATTCATTCTTAGCTGCTAATCGAGCCTCCCTAAGAAGCCGGACATCTACTGCCTCCTGTATCCTTAGAATTGCTTCTGTTGTGCTGCTACTTTGCACATTGCTGTCctttacaattttattgaaaatgctATGCGGTGACAACCTGTGGGGCTTCTTGTAGCCCGTCAACCTCTCCCCCAGATTTGCTGTCACATCCTCGATGTATTCATAAATGTCAAAGCAATTGATTTTACCAAATCTGTAGGTAAATGTGTGTGTTGATGCAGAAGATGAAGTTTTGCTGGATAATATGCAGGTGGCAAAGTTTTTTCTTCCATGATGCTTTTCAAAATACTTTTGCAGTCCCTTGGATATTAATCTATCTCTAAACGTAGGTTTAACCGAACTATTCTTTCGGTATTTGTACCAACCAACAATCTCATTTGCGGTGTTTGAAAGTAAGTTTGATAGTACATCCTCCTTTATTCTACCGGTTGGGAGGTAAAACAAGGACACCGAGGGTAGAGGCAGGACAGTTCTTATGACTATTTGAGTGTCCAACCGGGCATTATCGCTTTGTGAGTCAGATATGTGATTAGTTATTTCAGAAGTCACGTCCCCAACCAGAAATCCCTCCTGCAAACAAAATATGCACAAGGTAAAACACTTTTCTAAATGAAACGTATAATTTGACTATAGTGTACTTTCAAAAAGCTGTAGTTAAAGTTACCTGGCAATTTACTGAATTTACACATTCGTATAACAAAAAGGATAATGCAGTGCCGCTCAGTGACACTTTTTCGGTATATGCCATGTTGAGCAATAACTCATTAATTATATGGCACTTGAGCAGGTTAAGTTCTATGCAACCACTGTTGAAGaaataagttatttatgtatttgcttatttatttttctacttTATTAAAAATGACGCGAAATGTgaaaaatgtgacgtttttggttgacaaTTTGACAtctcacttttttaaatattgcataGACTGCAGCCCGAAATACATGTTAAGGCTTCTACAAACGTTGCGACAAGTGACATGCAATTTAATTGGCCTCATTGCAGCATGATTTGATCGATCGATTGAATTCGTTGCTCCTACTTTtggattttatatattttacattttcgttGACAGTAAGAGAGCTAGACAGAAGTTGGTCCGCCTTActagctataagtgagagcgagaaagagatatgcTGACCGGATAAAGATCGCGGTCCGGTTTACCTGATGGCCCGTCCGTTACAGCTGTTACAGCTATAATACGCAGTCTGTGGTCGCACTCGCAGTCGCCGTTTTTAGTCTGTGATTTCGTCTGTCTTCATTCTTCTGTCAGTTCAGTTTAATGCACAGCACAGTAGAATATTACTGAAACTGAAGAGATTGCGTATGTATTTAAATTGTTATtcaagttaattataataatagctTTATTGAAATAATTTGAACAGTGTTGATTTTTAAATGAGATG
This genomic interval carries:
- the LOC134794335 gene encoding BRISC complex subunit FAM175B-like, which produces MAYTEKVSLSGTALSFLLYECVNSVNCQEGFLVGDVTSEITNHISDSQSDNARLDTQIVIRTVLPLPSVSLFYLPTGRIKEDVLSNLLSNTANEIVGWYKYRKNSSVKPTFRDRLISKGLQKYFEKHHGRKNFATCILSSKTSSSASTHTFTYRFGKINCFDIYEYIEDVTANLGERLTGYKKPHRLSPHSIFNKIVKDSNVQSSSTTEAILRIQEAVDVRLLREARLAAKNECTIRELEAEIKQMNAILSDKQCEDLQVSYNKSLEEKFMNREREMAEACVQALATPSRVDILSVPNVLLHSNNLTECDNPPPSSNEAERSSSPILISSSVKQPKLSYAAASKTSTQPSTSKSNNHIEDLISFDVDDNKVNNTKTIVINDDMKHLGESSPEW